One Cydia fagiglandana chromosome 11, ilCydFagi1.1, whole genome shotgun sequence genomic region harbors:
- the LOC134668559 gene encoding uncharacterized protein LOC134668559, giving the protein MGKVKLTTVFENLKFDEIPMSTKLAVEYIKTKEGSFRSLYFEPEKTICKVDSYSNNIECADSSSFLLPGTSTLSTTESWTNITEKLKKLATGIKQRSDLFCQLEWLIRRIPIENTQHSINLIMKNLLHASADWKAAYIEEGVITMTDNTPMLILGFIAQIFKTCEDPIILSTPQTAVVCHLFTEVCREVGWNVRLILIEQLNNLMDDNKVYPNLFNSLLSEITGIITEQSDLDSAVDDFLNAELHPLPLTRLLVQENVFEEFKTILDWKCKLRHEEPGLDMQEIVQKCSNSFRYGDKLFLINYAGCYIRQGSEQVVLIEAFRSVKELLSLVLKYKQLCLSIWASSVLEANEIADVDVTLTFRLYG; this is encoded by the coding sequence ATGGGTAAAGTGAAATTAACTACGGTGTTCGAAAATCTTAAATTTGATGAAATACCTATGAGCACAAAGTTAGCAGTAGAATACATAAAGACAAAAGAAGGTTCATTTCGTAGCTTATACTTTGAGCCGGAAAAAACAATATGTAAGGTTGATTCTTATTCGAACAATATAGAATGTGCAGATTCATCTTCATTCCTGCTACCGGGTACTTCAACGTTATCAACTACAGAGTCATGGACAAATATcactgaaaaattaaaaaagttggCTACTGGAATTAAACAAAGATCCGACTTGTTCTGCCAACTTGAATGGTTGATCCGGCGTATCCCAATTGAGAACACGCAACACAGTATAAATTTGATTATGAAAAACTTGCTTCATGCTAGTGCAGATTGGAAAGCGGCTTACATTGAAGAAGGAGTTATTACCATGACCGACAACACGCCTATGCTGATACTTGGTTTTATAGCTCAAATATTCAAAACTTGTGAAGACCCAATTATTTTGTCGACGCCACAAACCGCTGTGGTGTGTCATCTCTTTACCGAAGTGTGTCGTGAAGTTGGATGGAACGTACGATTAATACTAATAGAACAACTGAACAATTTGATGGATGATAACAAAGTATATCCAAATCTATTCAACAGTCTATTGTCCGAAATTACTGGGATTATTACCGAACAATCTGACTTGGATTCTGCTGTTGATGATTTTCTAAATGCTGAGTTACATCCGCTACCGCTTACACGTCTCCTCGTTCAAGAAAATGTTTTTGAAGAATTTAAGACTATTTTAGATTGGAAATGCAAATTACGTCATGAGGAACCCGGACTAGATATGCAAGAAATAGTACAAAAATGCTCGAATTCATTTAGATATGgtgataaattatttttaataaattatgctGGATGTTATATTCGGCAGGGGTCAGAGCAAGTTGTGTTAATAGAAGCTTTTAGAAGTGTCAAAGAATTGCTGTCACTTGTTCTTAAGTACAAACAACTATGCTTATCAATATGGGCTAGCAGCGTTTTAGAAGCTAATGAAATTGCTGACGTTGACGTGACGTTGACGTTCCGATTATATGGGTAA